The following are encoded in a window of Streptomyces sp. SAT1 genomic DNA:
- a CDS encoding SCO1664 family protein — MSAPERIPPRGVTPHAASAELLARGELTVRGRIREASNAALLCTVAHEGREASCVYKPVAGERPLWDFPDGTLAGREVAAYEVSEATGWHLVPPTVLREGPYGEGMVQLWIEAQEEGPGTELLALLDAEEPGPGWKAIGFAEVGEDRTALLVHADDERLRRLSVLDAVINNADRKGGHLLPAPDGRLYGIDHGVTFHTENKLRTLLWGWAGEPLPQEALGVLKGLRDALGDGGALAARLAALIAPAEIGAARARVDALLASGVHPEPTGEWPAIPWPPV, encoded by the coding sequence ATGTCCGCGCCAGAACGGATACCGCCGCGGGGCGTGACGCCGCACGCGGCGTCCGCCGAACTGCTCGCCCGCGGCGAGCTGACCGTGCGCGGCCGCATCCGTGAGGCCTCCAACGCGGCGCTGCTGTGCACCGTCGCGCACGAGGGCCGGGAGGCGTCCTGCGTCTACAAGCCGGTCGCCGGGGAGCGCCCGCTGTGGGACTTCCCCGACGGCACCCTGGCCGGCCGCGAGGTGGCCGCCTACGAGGTCTCCGAGGCGACCGGCTGGCACCTGGTGCCGCCGACCGTGCTGCGCGAGGGCCCCTACGGCGAGGGCATGGTCCAGCTGTGGATCGAGGCCCAGGAGGAGGGACCCGGCACCGAACTGCTCGCCCTGCTGGACGCCGAGGAACCGGGCCCCGGCTGGAAGGCGATCGGCTTCGCCGAGGTCGGCGAGGACCGCACCGCGCTCTTGGTGCACGCCGACGACGAGCGGCTGCGGCGGCTGTCCGTGCTGGACGCGGTGATCAACAACGCCGACCGCAAGGGCGGCCATCTGCTGCCCGCCCCGGACGGCCGCCTCTACGGCATCGACCACGGCGTCACCTTCCACACCGAGAACAAGCTGCGCACCCTCCTGTGGGGCTGGGCGGGCGAGCCCCTGCCGCAGGAGGCCCTGGGCGTCCTCAAGGGCCTCAGGGACGCCCTGGGCGACGGCGGCGCCCTCGCCGCCCGGCTGGCCGCCCTCATCGCCCCGGCGGAGATCGGGGCCGCACGCGCGCGCGTGGACGCCCTCCTCGCCTCCGGGGTCCATCCCGAGCCGACGGGGGAGTGGCCGGCGATCCCCTGGCCGCCGGTGTAG
- a CDS encoding histidine phosphatase family protein: protein MPTLILVRHGRSTANTAGLLAGWTPGVALDERGAAQAAALPGRLAALPVAEVVTSPLQRCQETVQPLLDARPGLGAHTDERIGECHYGDWSGRKLAELKDEPLMEVVQAHPSAAAFPGGESLRAMQTRAAEAVREWNARVERDHGPDAVYLMCSHGDIIKSLVAEALGLHLDLFQRISVEPCSVTAIRYTRLRPFLVRLGDTGDLTSLAPREESAGGDAPVGGGAGAP, encoded by the coding sequence ATGCCCACGCTGATCCTCGTCAGGCACGGACGTTCCACCGCCAACACCGCGGGACTGCTCGCCGGCTGGACGCCCGGTGTCGCACTCGACGAACGCGGTGCCGCACAGGCCGCCGCGCTGCCCGGCCGGCTCGCCGCGCTGCCGGTCGCCGAGGTGGTCACCAGCCCGTTGCAGCGCTGCCAGGAGACCGTACAGCCCCTCCTGGACGCGCGGCCCGGCCTGGGCGCGCACACCGACGAGCGGATCGGGGAGTGCCACTACGGCGACTGGTCGGGCCGCAAACTCGCCGAGCTCAAGGACGAGCCGCTGATGGAGGTCGTGCAGGCGCACCCCTCCGCCGCGGCCTTCCCCGGGGGCGAGTCCCTGCGCGCCATGCAGACCCGGGCCGCCGAGGCGGTGCGCGAGTGGAACGCGCGCGTGGAGCGCGACCACGGCCCCGACGCCGTCTACCTGATGTGCTCCCACGGCGACATCATCAAGTCCCTGGTCGCCGAGGCGCTCGGCCTCCACCTCGACCTCTTCCAGCGGATCTCCGTCGAACCCTGCTCCGTCACCGCGATCCGCTACACCAGGCTGCGGCCCTTCCTGGTGCGCCTCGGCGACACCGGCGACCTCACCTCCCTCGCGCCGCGCGAGGAGAGCGCCGGCGGCGACGCACCGGTCGGGGGCGGCGCGGGCGCACCGTGA
- the glpK gene encoding glycerol kinase GlpK gives MTDAHTAGPFIAAIDQGTTSSRCIVFDRDGRIVSVDQKEHEQIFPKPGWVEHDAAEIWTNVQEVVAGAVEKAGITRDDIKAIGITNQRETTVLWDKNTGEPVHNAIVWQDTRTDALCRELGRNVGQDRFRRETGLPLASYFAGPKARWLLDNVEGLRERAEAGDILFGTMDTWVIWNLTGGAEGGKHVTDVTNASRTLLMNLHRMEWDPKIAESIGVPTAILPEIRSSAEVYGEVKGGRLGELLGGIPVASALGDQQAALFGQTCFAEGETKSTYGTGTFMVMNTGDKIINSYSGLLTTVGYQIGDQKPVYALEGSIAVTGSLVQWMRDQMGLISTAAEIETLALSVEDNGGAYFVPAFSGLFAPYWRSDARGVIAGLTRYVTKAHLARAVLEATAWQTREIADAMTKDSGVELAALKVDGGMTSNNLLMQTLSDFLDAPVVRPMVAETTCLGAAYAAGLAVGFWASTDDLRQNWRRAAEWTPRMDADTRDREYKSWLKAVERTMGWIAEES, from the coding sequence TGGGTCGAGCACGACGCCGCCGAGATCTGGACCAACGTCCAGGAGGTCGTCGCCGGAGCCGTCGAGAAGGCCGGCATCACCCGCGACGACATCAAGGCCATCGGCATCACCAACCAGCGCGAGACCACCGTGCTGTGGGACAAGAACACCGGTGAGCCCGTCCACAACGCCATCGTCTGGCAGGACACCCGCACCGACGCCCTCTGCCGCGAGCTGGGCCGCAACGTCGGCCAGGACCGCTTCCGCCGCGAGACCGGCCTGCCGCTGGCCTCCTACTTCGCCGGGCCCAAGGCCCGCTGGCTGCTCGACAACGTCGAGGGCCTGCGCGAGCGCGCCGAGGCGGGCGACATCCTCTTCGGCACGATGGACACCTGGGTCATCTGGAACCTGACCGGTGGTGCCGAGGGCGGCAAGCACGTCACCGACGTCACCAACGCCTCCCGCACCCTGCTGATGAACCTGCACAGGATGGAGTGGGACCCGAAGATCGCCGAGTCCATCGGCGTCCCGACGGCGATCCTGCCCGAGATCCGCTCCTCCGCGGAGGTCTACGGCGAGGTCAAGGGCGGCCGACTGGGCGAGCTGCTCGGCGGGATCCCGGTCGCCTCCGCGCTCGGCGACCAGCAGGCCGCGCTGTTCGGCCAGACCTGTTTCGCCGAGGGCGAGACCAAGTCGACGTACGGCACCGGCACCTTCATGGTGATGAACACCGGTGACAAGATCATCAACTCCTACAGCGGGCTGCTGACCACGGTCGGCTACCAGATCGGCGACCAGAAGCCGGTCTACGCGCTGGAGGGCTCGATCGCCGTCACCGGCTCCCTGGTGCAGTGGATGCGCGACCAGATGGGCCTGATCTCCACCGCCGCCGAGATCGAGACGCTGGCGCTCTCGGTCGAGGACAACGGCGGCGCCTACTTCGTGCCGGCCTTCTCCGGCCTGTTCGCCCCGTACTGGCGCTCCGACGCCCGCGGTGTGATCGCCGGCCTGACCCGGTACGTCACCAAGGCGCACCTCGCGCGCGCCGTTCTGGAGGCCACCGCCTGGCAGACGCGGGAGATCGCCGACGCCATGACCAAGGACTCCGGCGTCGAGCTGGCCGCGCTGAAGGTCGACGGCGGCATGACCTCCAACAACCTGCTGATGCAGACGCTCTCGGACTTCCTGGACGCCCCCGTGGTGCGCCCGATGGTCGCCGAGACCACCTGCCTCGGCGCCGCCTACGCCGCCGGTCTCGCCGTCGGCTTCTGGGCCTCCACCGACGACCTGCGCCAGAACTGGCGCCGGGCCGCCGAATGGACCCCCCGCATGGACGCGGACACCCGCGACCGTGAGTACAAGAGCTGGCTCAAGGCCGTCGAGCGGACCATGGGCTGGATCGCCGAAGAAAGCTGA
- a CDS encoding PAC2 family protein, with protein sequence MIELEGVPELIDPVMVAAFEGWNDAGDAASTAVAHLEKEWKGEVFAALDAEDYYDFQVNRPTVFMDGGVRKITWPTTRLSVVRIGGDKPRDLVLVRGIEPSMRWRSFCNELLGFAHELGVELVVILGALLGDTPHTRPVPISGTTSDADLARRMDLEETKYEGPTGIVGVLQEACTHAGVPAVSLWAAVPHYVSQPPNPKATLALLNRLEDLLDLRIPLGELAEDARAWQVGVDQLAAEDTEVAEYVQTLEEARDTAELPEASGEAIAREFERYLRRRDGGGPSSGGHATADGGEGGSFLRDGPGGRTRPPKPQRPEAETDEPEAETDDGSAGRDGGDGEPGDDAPKD encoded by the coding sequence GTGATCGAGCTCGAGGGGGTACCCGAGCTGATCGACCCGGTCATGGTGGCCGCGTTCGAGGGCTGGAACGATGCCGGCGACGCCGCCTCCACCGCGGTCGCGCATCTGGAGAAGGAGTGGAAGGGCGAAGTGTTCGCGGCGCTGGACGCCGAGGACTACTACGACTTCCAGGTGAACCGCCCCACGGTCTTCATGGACGGCGGTGTGCGTAAGATCACTTGGCCGACGACCAGGCTGTCGGTGGTGCGGATCGGCGGGGACAAACCGCGCGATCTGGTTCTGGTGCGCGGGATCGAACCGTCCATGCGCTGGCGCTCGTTCTGCAACGAACTGCTCGGTTTCGCGCACGAGCTGGGGGTGGAACTGGTGGTGATCCTGGGCGCCCTGCTCGGCGACACCCCGCACACCCGCCCGGTGCCGATCAGCGGGACGACCTCCGACGCCGACCTGGCCCGCCGGATGGACCTGGAGGAGACCAAGTACGAGGGCCCGACGGGCATCGTGGGCGTCCTCCAGGAGGCGTGCACGCACGCGGGCGTCCCGGCGGTCTCCCTGTGGGCGGCGGTGCCGCACTACGTGTCGCAGCCGCCCAACCCGAAGGCCACACTGGCGCTGCTGAACCGCCTGGAGGACCTGCTCGACCTGCGGATCCCGCTGGGCGAGCTGGCCGAGGACGCACGGGCCTGGCAGGTGGGCGTGGACCAGTTGGCCGCCGAGGACACCGAGGTCGCCGAGTACGTGCAGACGCTGGAGGAGGCCCGGGACACCGCCGAGCTGCCGGAGGCGTCGGGCGAGGCCATCGCCCGCGAGTTCGAGCGGTATCTGCGGCGCCGGGACGGGGGCGGGCCCTCCTCCGGCGGGCACGCCACGGCGGACGGCGGCGAGGGCGGCTCGTTCCTGCGGGACGGCCCCGGCGGGCGCACCCGTCCGCCGAAGCCGCAGCGGCCCGAGGCGGAGACCGACGAGCCCGAGGCGGAGACCGACGACGGCAGCGCCGGCCGGGACGGCGGCGACGGCGAGCCGGGGGACGACGCTCCGAAGGACTGA
- a CDS encoding DUF3090 domain-containing protein, with protein MSRQVFLYDPPDRFVAGTVGLPGRRTFFLQATAGSRVTSVALEKTQVAALAERMDELLDEVVRRSGGNAAVPAMAPTEIADTGPLDTPVEEEFRVGTMALAWDGEEERMVVEAQALVELDAESEEDLAEAEERLLQDEENGPPMLRVRLTGTQARAFAKRALDVVNAGRPPCPLCSLPLDPEGHVCPRQNGYRRGA; from the coding sequence GTGTCCCGTCAGGTGTTCCTCTACGACCCCCCGGACCGTTTCGTGGCCGGCACGGTCGGACTGCCCGGACGCCGTACGTTCTTCCTCCAGGCCACCGCAGGCTCCCGGGTGACCAGCGTGGCCCTGGAGAAGACCCAGGTCGCGGCGCTCGCCGAACGCATGGACGAACTGCTCGACGAGGTGGTGCGCCGCAGCGGCGGCAACGCCGCCGTGCCCGCGATGGCCCCCACCGAGATCGCCGACACCGGCCCGCTGGACACCCCCGTCGAGGAGGAGTTCCGGGTCGGCACCATGGCGCTCGCCTGGGACGGCGAGGAAGAGCGCATGGTCGTCGAGGCCCAGGCCCTCGTCGAACTCGACGCCGAGTCCGAGGAGGACCTCGCCGAGGCCGAGGAGCGGCTGCTCCAGGACGAGGAGAACGGCCCCCCGATGCTGCGGGTCCGGCTCACCGGCACCCAGGCGAGGGCGTTCGCCAAGCGCGCACTCGACGTCGTCAACGCCGGGCGGCCGCCGTGCCCGCTGTGCAGCCTCCCGCTCGACCCGGAAGGACACGTATGTCCGCGCCAGAACGGATACCGCCGCGGGGCGTGA
- a CDS encoding magnesium and cobalt transport protein CorA produces the protein MIVDCGIYRGGHRTEGPEDFSDALAEARAAGGFVWVGLHEPTEQEFGLVTEEFGLHPLAVEDALKAHQRPKLEVYDDSLFAVLKPVGYEPQSDEVSAGEIMIFLGDSFVVTVRHGESDGLAVVRHRLEQEPEMLGKGPTAVLYAIADATVDHYLDVATELQTDLEELEAEVFSPDRGGSRHTASRIYNFKRQITEFRRATGPLAVPMSRLGGTGVGAFTATVPFVDEAAHPFFRDVSDHLTRVNESVEGLDRLVSDILSAHLAQTSVQQNDDMRKISAWAAMAAIPTMIAGIYGMNFDHMPELHWIWSYPAVIGLMAVLEVLLYRQFKRRDWL, from the coding sequence GTGATCGTCGACTGTGGCATCTACCGTGGCGGACACCGCACGGAGGGCCCGGAGGACTTCTCCGACGCCCTGGCCGAGGCGCGGGCGGCCGGGGGGTTCGTGTGGGTGGGACTGCATGAGCCGACCGAGCAGGAGTTCGGCCTGGTCACCGAGGAGTTCGGTCTGCATCCGCTGGCGGTCGAGGACGCCCTGAAGGCGCATCAGCGGCCCAAGCTGGAGGTCTACGACGATTCGCTGTTCGCGGTGCTCAAGCCGGTGGGGTACGAGCCGCAGAGCGACGAGGTGTCGGCCGGCGAGATCATGATCTTCCTGGGCGACTCGTTCGTCGTCACGGTGCGTCACGGAGAGAGCGATGGACTGGCTGTCGTACGGCACCGGCTCGAACAGGAGCCGGAGATGCTCGGCAAGGGTCCGACCGCCGTGCTGTACGCGATCGCCGACGCGACCGTCGACCACTATCTGGACGTGGCGACCGAGTTGCAGACCGACCTGGAGGAGCTGGAGGCGGAGGTCTTCTCCCCCGACCGGGGCGGCTCGCGGCACACCGCCTCCCGCATCTACAACTTCAAGCGGCAGATCACCGAGTTCCGGCGCGCGACGGGCCCGCTGGCGGTGCCCATGTCCCGTCTGGGCGGGACCGGGGTGGGCGCGTTCACCGCGACGGTGCCGTTCGTGGACGAAGCGGCGCACCCCTTCTTCCGGGACGTCAGCGACCACCTGACCCGGGTGAACGAGTCCGTGGAGGGCCTGGACCGGCTCGTCTCGGACATCCTCTCGGCCCATCTGGCGCAGACCAGCGTCCAGCAGAACGACGACATGCGGAAGATCTCCGCGTGGGCGGCCATGGCGGCGATCCCGACGATGATCGCCGGCATCTACGGCATGAACTTCGACCACATGCCCGAGCTGCACTGGATCTGGTCGTACCCGGCGGTGATCGGACTGATGGCCGTCCTGGAGGTGCTGCTGTACCGGCAGTTCAAGCGGCGGGACTGGCTGTGA
- a CDS encoding FadR/GntR family transcriptional regulator — MAVTDEAIEKIKAMIVSGALRPGDRLPGESELAAGLGLSRNSLREAVRALSLMRILDVRQGDGTYVSSLDPQLLLEALSFVVDFHRDDTVLEFLAVRRILEPAATALAAARLDEGRLDALEAQLDTLGPAPSVEELVAADLEFHRGIVAGSGNSVLCALLDGLSGPTTRARVWRGLTQEDAVGRTLREHRAILGALRDRDAEAARSWATVHIASVEHWLRSAL, encoded by the coding sequence ATGGCAGTGACCGACGAGGCGATCGAGAAGATCAAGGCCATGATCGTCTCCGGTGCGCTGCGGCCCGGTGACCGGCTGCCCGGGGAGAGCGAACTCGCCGCCGGTCTGGGGCTGTCGCGCAACTCCCTGCGGGAGGCGGTGCGCGCGCTGTCGCTGATGCGGATCCTGGACGTGCGCCAGGGCGACGGCACGTATGTGAGCAGTCTGGATCCGCAACTCCTGCTGGAGGCGCTGAGCTTCGTCGTCGACTTCCACCGCGACGACACCGTGCTGGAGTTCCTGGCGGTGCGCCGCATCCTGGAGCCGGCCGCGACCGCGCTGGCGGCCGCCCGCCTCGACGAGGGGCGTCTGGACGCCCTGGAGGCGCAGCTGGACACGCTGGGCCCGGCCCCTTCGGTGGAGGAACTGGTCGCAGCGGACCTGGAGTTCCACCGGGGCATCGTGGCCGGCTCGGGCAACTCGGTGCTCTGCGCTCTGCTCGACGGGCTGTCCGGGCCCACCACTCGGGCCCGGGTCTGGCGCGGGCTGACCCAGGAGGACGCCGTGGGCCGCACGCTGCGCGAGCACCGGGCGATCCTCGGGGCACTGCGCGACCGGGACGCGGAGGCGGCCCGTTCGTGGGCGACGGTGCACATCGCGAGCGTCGAGCACTGGCTGCGCTCGGCGCTGTGA
- a CDS encoding LLM class F420-dependent oxidoreductase: MRLGINLGYWGAGMDADNLAVAQEADRLGYDVCWAAEAYGSDAATVLTWVAAQTERIDVGSAIFQIPARQPAMTAMTAATLDSLSGGRFRLGLGVSGPQVSEGWYGVKFDKPLARTREYVEIVRKAMTRERLTHDGEHWTLPLPGGPGKPIKLTVHPQREHIPLYIAAIGPKNLEQTGEIADGALLIFPSADHLEETAIRPLRAGREKAGLTMDGFDVCPTVPLALGDDKDVSALADTFRPYTALYVGGMGSRKQNFYNQLAGRMGYEKEAAEIQDKYLSGDKQGAAAAVPQRLIDQTTLLGSVDRIADRMKAYAAAGVTTLTLAPAGFTRDERLASLRAGTAALERAGLA; encoded by the coding sequence ATGCGGCTCGGGATCAACCTCGGCTACTGGGGTGCCGGCATGGACGCGGACAACCTGGCCGTGGCCCAGGAGGCGGACCGCCTCGGCTACGACGTGTGCTGGGCGGCCGAGGCCTACGGCTCGGACGCGGCCACCGTGCTCACCTGGGTCGCGGCGCAGACCGAGCGCATCGACGTCGGCTCGGCCATCTTCCAGATCCCCGCCCGGCAGCCCGCGATGACGGCGATGACCGCCGCCACGCTCGACTCGCTGTCCGGCGGCCGGTTCCGGCTCGGCCTCGGCGTCTCGGGCCCGCAGGTCTCCGAGGGCTGGTACGGCGTCAAGTTCGACAAGCCGCTGGCCCGCACCCGCGAGTACGTCGAGATCGTCCGCAAGGCCATGACCCGCGAGCGGCTGACCCACGACGGCGAGCACTGGACGCTGCCGCTGCCCGGCGGCCCCGGCAAGCCGATCAAGCTGACCGTGCACCCGCAGCGCGAGCACATCCCGCTCTACATCGCCGCCATCGGCCCGAAGAACCTGGAGCAGACCGGCGAGATCGCCGACGGCGCGCTGCTCATCTTCCCCTCCGCCGACCATCTGGAGGAGACGGCGATCCGCCCGCTGCGGGCCGGACGGGAGAAGGCCGGGCTGACGATGGACGGCTTCGACGTCTGCCCGACCGTGCCCCTCGCGCTCGGCGACGACAAGGACGTGTCCGCGCTCGCCGACACCTTCCGCCCGTACACGGCGCTGTACGTCGGCGGCATGGGCAGCCGCAAGCAGAACTTCTACAACCAGCTCGCCGGACGCATGGGCTATGAGAAGGAAGCCGCCGAGATCCAGGACAAGTACCTGTCCGGCGACAAGCAGGGCGCCGCGGCCGCCGTGCCGCAGCGGCTGATCGACCAGACCACGCTGCTCGGCTCCGTCGACCGGATCGCGGACCGGATGAAGGCGTACGCGGCGGCCGGTGTCACCACCCTCACCCTGGCCCCGGCGGGCTTCACCCGCGACGAGCGCCTGGCGTCGCTGCGCGCCGGCACCGCGGCCCTGGAGCGCGCCGGACTGGCGTGA
- a CDS encoding glycerol-3-phosphate dehydrogenase/oxidase — MTSQSTLSVPALGTHPASGSNPSRAETREQLSKATYDLLVIGGGILGISTAWHAAQSGLRVALVDAGDWAGATSSASSKLLHGGLRYLQTGAVKLVAENHFERRAVSRQVAPHLANPLTFYLPVYKGGPHGAAKLGAGVFAYSALSAFGDGVGHLLSPAKAAQDVPELRTENLKAVAVYGDDQMNDARMALMTVRAAVEAGAVVLNHAEVTGLRFTKGRVTGAELKDRLSGDEFGVDARLVLNATGPWVDHLRRLEDPNAAPSIRLSKGAHLVLKRTAPWKAALATPIDKYRITFALPWEDMLLLGTTDEEYEGDPADVAVNDKDVAQILDEAAFSIRDQQLDRDLITYAFAGLRVLPGGPGDTAKAKRETVVTEGRGGMLSVAGGKWTTFRHIGRTVMKKLESLPGHPLGDDFEPISALPKKLPLPGIANPRAVEHRLLVDRPAPGPRMAADTARHLATHYGSLALDIARLANENPELGERVHPDAPEIWAQVVWARDQEWAETPDDVLRRRTTLTIRGLATDEVRAKVQDVLDKK, encoded by the coding sequence ATGACCAGTCAGTCCACCCTGTCCGTGCCTGCCCTCGGGACGCACCCGGCCTCCGGCTCGAACCCGAGCCGGGCCGAGACCCGGGAACAGCTCTCCAAGGCGACGTACGACCTCCTCGTGATCGGCGGCGGCATCCTGGGCATCTCCACCGCCTGGCACGCCGCGCAGTCCGGACTCAGGGTGGCCCTGGTCGACGCCGGCGACTGGGCCGGCGCCACCTCCTCCGCCTCCTCCAAGCTGCTCCACGGCGGTCTGCGCTACCTGCAGACCGGCGCGGTGAAGCTGGTGGCGGAGAACCACTTCGAGCGCCGTGCGGTCTCCCGCCAGGTGGCCCCCCACCTGGCGAACCCGCTCACCTTCTACCTCCCCGTGTACAAGGGCGGGCCGCACGGCGCGGCGAAGCTCGGGGCGGGCGTCTTCGCCTACTCCGCGCTCTCCGCGTTCGGTGACGGCGTGGGCCACCTGCTCAGCCCGGCCAAGGCCGCGCAGGACGTGCCCGAGCTGCGCACCGAGAACCTCAAGGCCGTGGCCGTCTACGGCGACGACCAGATGAACGACGCGCGCATGGCGCTGATGACGGTCCGCGCGGCCGTCGAGGCGGGCGCGGTCGTCCTCAACCACGCCGAGGTCACCGGGCTGCGCTTCACCAAGGGCCGGGTCACCGGCGCCGAACTGAAGGACCGGCTGTCCGGCGACGAGTTCGGCGTGGACGCCCGGCTGGTGCTGAACGCCACCGGTCCGTGGGTCGACCACCTGCGCAGGCTGGAGGACCCGAACGCGGCGCCCTCCATCCGGCTGTCCAAGGGCGCGCACCTGGTCCTCAAGCGCACCGCGCCGTGGAAGGCCGCGCTGGCCACGCCCATCGACAAGTACCGCATCACCTTCGCCCTCCCCTGGGAGGACATGCTGCTGCTGGGCACCACCGACGAGGAGTACGAGGGCGACCCGGCCGATGTCGCGGTCAACGACAAGGACGTCGCCCAGATACTCGACGAGGCCGCGTTCTCCATCCGCGACCAGCAGCTCGACCGCGATCTGATCACCTACGCCTTCGCGGGTCTGCGGGTGCTGCCCGGCGGCCCCGGCGACACCGCCAAGGCCAAGCGCGAGACGGTCGTGACCGAGGGCAGGGGCGGCATGCTGTCCGTGGCCGGCGGCAAGTGGACCACGTTCCGGCACATCGGCCGCACCGTGATGAAGAAGCTGGAGTCGCTGCCGGGCCACCCGCTGGGCGACGACTTCGAGCCGATCTCGGCGCTGCCGAAGAAGCTGCCGCTGCCGGGTATCGCCAACCCCCGCGCGGTCGAGCACCGGCTGCTGGTGGACCGTCCGGCGCCCGGCCCGCGCATGGCCGCCGACACCGCCCGGCACCTGGCCACGCACTACGGCTCGCTGGCCCTGGACATCGCCCGGCTGGCCAACGAGAACCCGGAGCTGGGCGAGCGGGTCCACCCGGACGCCCCGGAGATCTGGGCGCAGGTCGTGTGGGCGCGCGACCAGGAGTGGGCCGAGACGCCCGACGACGTGCTGCGCCGCCGTACGACGCTGACGATCCGCGGCCTGGCCACGGACGAGGTCCGCGCGAAGGTGCAGGACGTGCTCGACAAGAAGTAG
- the mshC gene encoding cysteine--1-D-myo-inosityl 2-amino-2-deoxy-alpha-D-glucopyranoside ligase, producing the protein MHAWPASEVPALPGQGRDLRIHDTATGGPVTLDPGPVARIYVCGITPYDATHMGHAATYNAFDLVQRVWLDTKRQVHYVQNVTDVDDPLLERAQRDDVDWVKLAEQETALFREDMTALRMLPPRHYIGAVEAIPGIVPLVERLRDLGAAYELDGDVYFSVESDPHFGAVSHLDAAAMRLLSAERGGDPDRPGKKNPLDPMLWMAARDGEPSWDGASLGRGRPGWHIECVAIALDHLGMGFDVQGGGSDLVFPHHEMGASHAQVLTGEFPMAKAYVHAGMVALDGEKMSKSKGNLVFVSRLRRDGVDPAAIRLSLLAHHYRSDWEWTDQVLADAVARLERWRAAVSRPDGPSADALVEEIRDALAADLDSPAALAAVDRWAALQQERGGTDTGAPGLVSRAVDALLGVAV; encoded by the coding sequence ATGCATGCCTGGCCCGCTTCCGAGGTCCCCGCCCTGCCTGGTCAGGGCCGCGACCTGAGGATCCACGACACCGCGACCGGGGGCCCGGTGACCCTCGACCCCGGTCCCGTCGCCCGTATCTACGTCTGCGGCATCACGCCGTACGACGCCACCCACATGGGGCACGCGGCGACCTACAACGCGTTCGACCTCGTCCAGCGCGTGTGGCTCGACACCAAGCGCCAGGTCCACTACGTCCAGAACGTGACCGATGTCGACGATCCGCTGCTGGAGCGGGCGCAGCGCGACGACGTCGACTGGGTGAAGCTGGCCGAGCAGGAGACGGCGCTGTTCCGCGAGGACATGACCGCCCTGCGGATGCTGCCGCCGCGCCACTACATAGGCGCCGTGGAGGCGATACCCGGCATCGTCCCGCTGGTGGAGCGCCTGCGTGACCTGGGCGCCGCCTACGAACTCGACGGCGACGTCTACTTCTCCGTCGAGTCCGACCCCCACTTCGGTGCGGTCTCGCACCTCGACGCCGCCGCGATGCGGCTGCTGTCCGCCGAGCGCGGCGGCGACCCCGACCGCCCCGGCAAGAAGAACCCGCTCGACCCGATGCTGTGGATGGCGGCGAGGGACGGCGAACCCAGCTGGGACGGCGCCTCCCTGGGCCGCGGCCGGCCCGGCTGGCACATCGAGTGCGTGGCCATCGCCCTCGACCACCTCGGCATGGGCTTCGACGTCCAGGGCGGCGGCTCCGACCTCGTCTTCCCGCACCACGAGATGGGTGCCTCGCACGCCCAGGTGCTCACCGGCGAGTTCCCGATGGCCAAGGCGTACGTGCACGCGGGCATGGTCGCGCTGGACGGCGAGAAGATGTCCAAGTCCAAGGGCAACCTGGTCTTCGTGTCCCGGCTGCGCCGCGACGGCGTGGACCCGGCCGCCATCCGGCTCTCGCTGCTCGCCCACCACTACCGCTCCGACTGGGAGTGGACCGACCAGGTGCTCGCCGACGCCGTGGCGCGGCTGGAGCGCTGGCGCGCGGCCGTCTCCCGGCCCGACGGCCCGTCCGCCGACGCGCTGGTGGAGGAGATCCGCGACGCCCTCGCCGCCGACCTGGACTCCCCGGCCGCGCTCGCCGCGGTCGACCGCTGGGCCGCGCTCCAGCAGGAGCGGGGCGGCACCGACACCGGCGCGCCCGGCCTGGTCTCGCGGGCCGTGGACGCCCTGCTGGGAGTGGCCGTCTGA